A genomic stretch from Desulfomonile tiedjei includes:
- a CDS encoding transposase, which yields MNTPELTIYRRKLPHWRIQGAIYFVTWRLAKHQLVLTPEERTDVETSLKYFEGQRYELPAYVVMDDHTHVLVVPLEGFGLQKIVHSWKTFSARRLTKNWGRTSPVWQHEYFDRIVRDEKELIEKAQYILNNPLKRWPSIQEYPWVGFGSCL from the coding sequence TTACCGGAGAAAACTACCCCATTGGCGAATCCAGGGGGCAATATATTTCGTCACATGGCGCCTTGCGAAGCATCAACTGGTTCTCACACCCGAGGAGCGAACTGATGTGGAGACGTCGCTCAAATACTTCGAAGGTCAGCGATATGAACTCCCCGCATATGTGGTGATGGACGATCACACGCATGTGCTGGTAGTTCCTCTAGAGGGCTTTGGGCTTCAAAAGATCGTTCATTCGTGGAAAACGTTCTCTGCCAGGCGCTTGACAAAGAACTGGGGAAGGACAAGCCCCGTCTGGCAGCATGAGTACTTCGATAGGATTGTGAGAGATGAGAAAGAATTGATCGAAAAGGCGCAATACATTCTGAATAACCCATTGAAAAGATGGCCTTCTATTCAAGAATACCCCTGGGTGGGTTTTGGTTCCTGCCTCTGA